Proteins encoded by one window of Serratia nevei:
- the nifJ gene encoding pyruvate:ferredoxin (flavodoxin) oxidoreductase, producing MITTDGNNAVASVAYRTNEVIAIYPITPSSTMAEQADAWSGDGRQNIWGDIPRVVEMQSEGGAIATVHGALQTGALSTSFTSSQGLLLMIPTLYKLAGELTPFVLHVAARTVATHALSIFGDHSDVMAVRQTGCAMLCAGNVQEAQDFALISQTATLNARVPFIHFFDGFRTSHEINKIVPLSDDTLRQMLPQAAIDAHRSRALSPDHPVVRGTSANPDTYFQSREATNPWYDATGQHVIDAMAVFAALTGRHYRPFDYYGHPQAERVVVVMGSAAGTCEEVIDTLLTRGEKVGVLKVRLFRPFSAKYLLDALPDSVRSVAVLDRTKEPGALAEPLYLDVMTALAEAYSRGERATLPRVIGGRYGLSSKEFGPDCALAVFRELAQPQPRPRFTVGIFDDVTGLSLPLSDEILPQRASLEALFYGLGSDGSVSATKNNIKIIGNATPLYAQGYFVYDSKKAGGLTVSHLRVSEQPINSAYLVSRADFVGCHQLQFIDKYQMVERLKPGGTFLLNTPYGADEVWSRLPQEVQALLHQRQARFYIINAAKLARECRLGARINTVMQMAFFHLTQILPSDVALQQLQDAIARSYSSKGQEIVERNWQALGATRAALTEIPLQPVDASSPMRPPVVSDAAPDFVKTVTAAMLAGLGDALPVSAFPPDGTWPVGTTQWEKRNIAEEIPVWQPDLCTQCNHCVAACPHSAIRAKVVQPAEMEHAPASLQSLDVKARDMRGQKYVLQVAPEDCTGCNLCVEVCPAKDRQNPEIKAINMASRLDNLTAEKDNYDFFLQLPEIDPAQLERIDIRTSQLITPLFEYSGACSGCGETPYIKLLTQLYGDRLLIANATGCSSIYGGNLPTTPYTTNAEGRGPAWANSLFEDNAEFGLGFRLTVDQHRARVLRLLNSLAPQLPEQLVNALQMDDVAPEPRRKQIAELRTLLASLEGEDARQLAADADYLVDKSIWLIGGDGWAYDIGFGGLDHVLSLTENVNVLVLDTQCYSNTGGQQSKATPLGAVTKFGEHGKRKARKDLGVSMMMYGHVYVAQISLGAQLNQTVKAIQEAEAYPGPSLIIAYSPCEEHGYDLALSHDQMKQLTATGFWPLYRFDPRRSAEGKAALALDSRPPNSSLSETLLKEQRFRRLNSQQPEVASALYQAAEKELKEKYDFLSLLAGKAEKSAAE from the coding sequence ATGATAACTACAGATGGTAATAATGCAGTCGCTTCCGTGGCCTATCGCACCAACGAAGTGATTGCCATCTACCCTATCACGCCGAGTTCCACCATGGCGGAACAGGCGGATGCCTGGTCCGGCGATGGCCGGCAAAACATCTGGGGCGACATCCCCCGGGTGGTGGAAATGCAGTCGGAAGGCGGCGCGATCGCCACCGTGCACGGCGCCTTGCAAACCGGCGCGCTGTCAACCTCGTTCACTTCATCGCAGGGCCTGCTGCTGATGATCCCGACGCTGTACAAGCTGGCCGGCGAGCTGACGCCGTTCGTGCTGCACGTCGCCGCGCGCACCGTGGCCACGCACGCGCTGTCTATCTTCGGCGACCATTCGGACGTAATGGCGGTGCGCCAGACCGGCTGCGCCATGCTGTGTGCCGGCAACGTGCAGGAGGCGCAGGACTTCGCGCTGATCTCTCAGACCGCCACCCTCAACGCACGCGTGCCGTTTATCCATTTCTTCGACGGCTTCCGCACCTCGCACGAAATCAACAAGATCGTGCCGCTCAGCGACGATACGCTGCGGCAAATGCTGCCGCAGGCGGCGATCGACGCTCACCGCAGCCGGGCGCTGTCGCCGGATCATCCGGTGGTGCGCGGCACTTCGGCCAACCCGGACACCTATTTCCAATCGCGCGAAGCCACCAACCCGTGGTATGACGCCACCGGCCAGCACGTGATCGACGCCATGGCGGTCTTCGCCGCCCTTACCGGCCGCCACTATCGGCCGTTCGACTATTACGGCCACCCGCAGGCCGAGCGCGTGGTGGTGGTGATGGGTTCCGCCGCCGGCACCTGCGAAGAGGTGATTGACACCCTGCTGACCCGCGGCGAGAAAGTCGGCGTGCTGAAGGTGCGGCTGTTCCGACCGTTCTCCGCCAAATACCTGCTCGACGCCCTGCCGGACAGCGTGCGCAGCGTCGCGGTGCTCGATCGCACCAAAGAGCCTGGCGCGCTGGCCGAACCGCTGTATCTGGACGTGATGACCGCGCTGGCGGAAGCCTACAGCCGGGGTGAACGCGCCACGCTGCCGCGGGTGATCGGCGGCCGTTACGGGCTGTCGTCGAAAGAGTTCGGCCCGGACTGCGCGCTGGCGGTGTTCCGCGAGCTGGCCCAGCCGCAGCCGCGCCCACGCTTTACCGTCGGCATCTTCGATGATGTCACCGGGCTTTCGCTGCCGCTGAGCGACGAAATCCTGCCACAGCGCGCCTCGCTGGAAGCGCTGTTCTACGGTTTGGGCAGCGACGGCTCGGTCTCGGCCACCAAGAACAACATCAAGATCATCGGCAACGCCACGCCGCTGTATGCCCAGGGCTATTTCGTCTACGACTCCAAAAAGGCCGGCGGCCTGACGGTGTCGCACCTGCGCGTCAGCGAGCAGCCGATCAACTCGGCCTACCTGGTCAGCCGCGCGGACTTCGTCGGCTGCCACCAGCTGCAATTTATCGATAAGTACCAAATGGTTGAACGCCTGAAGCCCGGCGGCACCTTCCTGCTAAATACCCCTTACGGCGCCGACGAGGTCTGGTCGCGCCTGCCGCAGGAGGTTCAGGCGCTGTTGCACCAACGCCAGGCGCGTTTCTATATCATCAACGCCGCCAAGCTGGCGCGCGAATGCCGGCTCGGCGCGCGCATCAACACCGTAATGCAGATGGCGTTTTTCCACCTGACGCAGATCCTGCCGAGCGACGTGGCGCTGCAACAGCTGCAAGACGCCATCGCCCGCAGCTACAGTAGCAAGGGCCAGGAGATCGTCGAGCGCAACTGGCAGGCGCTGGGTGCCACCCGCGCCGCGCTGACCGAGATCCCGCTGCAGCCGGTCGACGCCAGCAGCCCGATGCGCCCGCCGGTGGTCTCGGACGCCGCGCCGGACTTCGTCAAAACCGTCACCGCCGCGATGCTGGCCGGGCTGGGCGATGCGCTGCCGGTTTCCGCCTTCCCGCCGGACGGCACCTGGCCGGTGGGCACCACCCAATGGGAAAAGCGCAACATCGCCGAAGAGATCCCGGTCTGGCAGCCCGACCTGTGCACCCAGTGCAACCACTGCGTCGCCGCCTGCCCGCACTCCGCCATTCGCGCCAAGGTGGTTCAGCCGGCGGAGATGGAGCACGCCCCTGCTTCCCTGCAGTCACTGGATGTCAAAGCGCGCGATATGCGCGGCCAGAAATACGTGCTGCAGGTAGCCCCGGAAGATTGCACCGGCTGTAACCTGTGCGTCGAGGTCTGCCCGGCGAAAGATCGCCAGAACCCGGAGATCAAGGCCATCAACATGGCTTCGCGCCTCGATAATCTGACGGCTGAGAAAGACAACTACGACTTCTTCCTGCAGCTGCCGGAAATCGATCCGGCGCAGCTGGAGCGCATCGACATTCGCACTTCGCAGCTGATCACGCCGCTGTTCGAGTATTCCGGCGCCTGTTCCGGCTGCGGCGAAACGCCGTACATCAAGCTGTTGACCCAGCTCTATGGCGACCGTTTGCTGATCGCCAACGCCACCGGCTGTTCGTCGATCTACGGCGGCAACCTGCCGACCACGCCTTACACCACCAACGCCGAAGGGCGCGGGCCCGCGTGGGCCAACTCGCTGTTCGAAGACAACGCCGAATTCGGCCTGGGCTTCCGTCTGACGGTCGATCAACATCGCGCACGGGTGCTGCGTCTGCTGAATTCGCTGGCGCCGCAGCTGCCGGAGCAGTTGGTCAATGCCTTGCAGATGGACGACGTGGCGCCGGAGCCGCGCCGTAAGCAGATCGCCGAACTGCGCACGCTGTTGGCGAGTCTCGAAGGCGAAGACGCGCGCCAGCTGGCGGCCGACGCCGACTACCTGGTGGATAAATCCATCTGGCTAATCGGCGGTGACGGTTGGGCCTACGACATCGGCTTCGGCGGTTTGGATCACGTGCTCAGCCTGACGGAAAACGTCAACGTGCTGGTGCTCGACACCCAATGTTACTCCAACACCGGCGGCCAGCAGTCGAAGGCCACGCCGCTCGGTGCGGTGACCAAGTTCGGTGAACACGGCAAGCGCAAGGCGCGCAAGGATTTGGGCGTCAGCATGATGATGTACGGCCATGTCTACGTCGCGCAGATCTCGCTGGGAGCGCAGCTTAACCAAACGGTGAAAGCGATTCAGGAGGCCGAAGCCTATCCGGGCCCGTCGCTGATCATCGCCTACAGCCCGTGCGAAGAGCACGGCTACGATCTGGCGCTCAGCCACGATCAGATGAAACAGCTGACCGCCACCGGCTTCTGGCCGCTATACCGCTTCGATCCGCGCCGCAGCGCCGAGGGCAAGGCCGCATTGGCGCTGGACTCCCGGCCGCCGAACAGCAGCCTGTCGGAAACGCTGCTGAAAGAACAGCGCTTCCGCCGCCTGAACTCGCAGCAGCCGGAAGTGGCCAGCGCGCTGTATCAGGCCGCCGAGAAAGAGCTGAAGGAGAAATACGATTTCCTCAGCCTGCTGGCCGGCAAGGCGGAAAAATCCGCCGCAGAGTAA
- the ttcA gene encoding tRNA 2-thiocytidine(32) synthetase TtcA: MSEKQSVSQKEQYNLNKLQKRLRRNVGEAIADFNMIEEGDRIMVCLSGGKDSYTMLEILRNLQQSAPINFSLIAVNLDQKQPGFPEHILPAYLESLGVEYKIVEENTYSIVKDKIPEGKTTCSLCSRLRRGILYRTATELGATKIALGHHRDDILQTLFLNMFYGGKMKGMPPKLMSDDGKHVVIRPLAYCREKDIERFSIAKAFPIIPCNLCGSQPNLQRQVIGDMLRDWDKRYPGRLETMFSAMQNVVPSHLSDINLFDFKGIHHGSAVVDGGDLAFDREDIPMQPVGWQPEDSDDAAPAPERLNVLEIK, translated from the coding sequence ATGTCAGAAAAGCAATCCGTTAGCCAAAAAGAGCAGTACAACCTGAATAAATTGCAAAAGCGCCTGCGCCGCAACGTGGGCGAAGCGATCGCCGATTTCAATATGATTGAAGAAGGCGACCGCATCATGGTCTGCCTGTCCGGCGGTAAAGACAGCTACACCATGCTTGAGATCCTGCGCAACCTGCAGCAGAGCGCGCCGATTAACTTCTCGTTAATCGCGGTGAACCTCGATCAGAAACAGCCCGGCTTCCCGGAGCATATTCTGCCCGCCTACCTGGAAAGCCTGGGGGTGGAGTACAAGATCGTCGAAGAGAACACCTACAGCATCGTCAAAGACAAGATCCCGGAAGGCAAAACCACCTGTTCACTGTGCTCGCGCCTGCGCCGCGGCATTTTGTACCGTACCGCCACCGAACTGGGTGCCACCAAGATCGCGCTGGGCCACCACCGCGACGACATTTTGCAAACGCTGTTCCTCAACATGTTCTACGGCGGCAAAATGAAAGGCATGCCGCCCAAGCTGATGAGCGACGACGGCAAACACGTGGTCATCCGCCCGCTGGCCTATTGCCGCGAGAAAGACATCGAGCGTTTCTCGATCGCCAAAGCGTTCCCGATCATTCCATGCAACCTGTGCGGCTCGCAGCCTAATTTGCAGCGCCAGGTGATCGGCGACATGCTGCGCGACTGGGACAAGCGTTACCCAGGCCGGTTGGAAACCATGTTCAGCGCCATGCAGAACGTGGTGCCTTCGCACCTGAGCGATATCAACCTGTTCGATTTCAAAGGCATTCACCACGGCAGCGCCGTGGTGGACGGCGGCGATTTGGCCTTCGATCGCGAAGACATCCCGATGCAGCCGGTCGGCTGGCAGCCGGAGGACTCGGACGACGCGGCGCCTGCGCCAGAGCGTTTGAACGTGCTGGAAATCAAATAA
- a CDS encoding VOC family protein: MNITPCLSHVSLGSNDFEAAAAFYDRALAALGCRRVLEHPGAIGYGRDYPEFWLQVPIDGRPASPGNGTHVGFFATSKQQVDEFHRQALLAGAVDEGAPGSRPHYGEAYYGCFVRDLDGHKIEASFWDESAA; this comes from the coding sequence ATGAATATCACCCCCTGCCTGTCCCACGTCTCGCTGGGCTCCAACGATTTCGAGGCCGCCGCCGCCTTTTACGATCGTGCGCTGGCCGCTTTGGGTTGCCGACGGGTGCTGGAGCATCCCGGCGCCATTGGTTACGGCCGCGACTACCCGGAGTTTTGGCTACAGGTGCCGATCGACGGCCGGCCGGCCTCACCCGGCAACGGCACGCACGTCGGTTTTTTTGCCACCAGCAAGCAACAGGTGGATGAATTCCATCGTCAGGCGCTGCTGGCCGGCGCCGTCGATGAAGGCGCGCCCGGTTCGCGGCCGCATTACGGCGAGGCTTACTACGGCTGCTTTGTTCGGGATTTGGATGGGCACAAGATTGAAGCCAGCTTCTGGGATGAAAGCGCGGCCTGA
- the zntB gene encoding zinc transporter ZntB, with product MDVIEGSELQVADAVYAYQLDGKGGVTPIEQDDKITCDAPCWLHLDYAHPASAEWLSTTPLLPDSVREALSGESSRPRVSRQGEGTMITLRSINFNANSRPDQLVTIRVYITDKLIISTRHRKVYSIDQVVNDLQSGAGPTNSGSWLVEISDALTDHTSEFIEDLHDKIIDLEDALLEQQVPERGQLALIRKQLIVLRRYMAPQRDVFARLASDRLPWMSDDDRRRMQDIADRLGRGLDDLDGSIARTAILSDEITTVMADAMNRRTYTMSLLAMVFLPTTFLTGLFGVNLGGIPGGGNPFGFAAFCLMLVGLVLGVAWWLKRSRWL from the coding sequence ATGGATGTGATTGAGGGGAGCGAGCTGCAGGTCGCCGATGCGGTTTATGCCTACCAGCTGGACGGCAAGGGGGGCGTAACGCCGATCGAGCAGGATGACAAGATCACCTGCGACGCGCCGTGCTGGCTGCATCTCGATTATGCGCACCCGGCCAGCGCCGAATGGTTGAGCACCACGCCGCTGCTGCCGGATTCGGTGCGCGAGGCGCTGTCAGGCGAAAGCTCGCGGCCGCGCGTCAGCCGCCAGGGTGAAGGCACCATGATCACCCTGCGCAGCATTAACTTCAACGCCAACTCCCGGCCGGATCAACTGGTCACCATCCGCGTGTACATCACCGATAAACTGATTATCTCCACCCGGCACCGCAAGGTGTACTCCATCGATCAGGTGGTGAACGATCTGCAGAGCGGCGCCGGGCCGACCAACAGCGGCAGCTGGCTGGTGGAGATTTCCGATGCGTTGACCGATCACACCAGTGAATTTATCGAGGATCTGCACGACAAGATTATCGATCTGGAGGACGCCTTGCTGGAGCAGCAGGTGCCGGAGCGCGGCCAGCTGGCGCTGATCCGTAAACAGCTGATCGTGCTGCGCCGTTACATGGCGCCGCAGCGCGACGTCTTCGCGCGGCTGGCCAGCGACCGCCTGCCGTGGATGAGCGACGACGATCGCCGCCGCATGCAGGATATCGCCGATCGCCTGGGACGGGGATTGGACGATCTGGACGGCAGCATTGCACGCACCGCCATCTTGTCCGACGAAATCACCACGGTGATGGCCGACGCGATGAACCGCCGCACTTACACCATGTCATTGTTGGCGATGGTATTTCTGCCCACCACTTTCCTGACCGGGCTGTTCGGGGTCAACCTTGGCGGTATTCCGGGCGGCGGTAATCCTTTCGGTTTCGCGGCATTTTGCCTGATGCTGGTCGGATTGGTGCTTGGCGTCGCCTGGTGGTTGAAGCGCAGCCGCTGGCTGTAG